One segment of Bradyrhizobium sp. CB2312 DNA contains the following:
- the hpnH gene encoding adenosyl-hopene transferase HpnH: MAIPFFKEMRIGGYLLKQKLLGRKRYPLVLMLEPLFRCNLACVGCGKIDYPDAILNRRMTAQECWDAADECGAPMVAIPGGEPLIHKEIGEIVRGLVARKKFVSLCTNALLLEKKLDLFEPSPYLFFSVHLDGLRDHHDKAVSQKGVFDRAVSAIKAAKARGFTVNVNATIFDGHPAEEIAKFLDLTVELGVGVSMSPGYAYERAPDQEHFLNRTKTKKLFRDVFAMGKGKKWNFMHSGLFLDFLAGNQEYECTPWGMPARNIFGWQKPCYLLGEGYAKTFKELMDTTDWDTYGTGKYEKCADCMAHCGYEPTAATAALNNPLKAMWVSLRGIKTTGPMVPEIDMSKQRPAQYIFSEQVQKKLSEIRKDEALAAEQKAARKASTAA, translated from the coding sequence ATGGCTATCCCCTTCTTCAAGGAAATGCGTATCGGCGGCTATTTGCTCAAGCAGAAACTGCTTGGCCGCAAACGCTATCCGCTCGTGCTGATGCTGGAGCCGCTGTTCCGCTGCAACCTCGCCTGCGTCGGCTGCGGCAAGATCGATTATCCGGATGCGATCCTCAACCGCCGCATGACCGCGCAGGAGTGCTGGGACGCGGCCGACGAGTGCGGCGCGCCGATGGTCGCGATTCCCGGCGGCGAACCGCTGATCCACAAGGAGATCGGCGAGATCGTGCGCGGCCTCGTTGCGCGCAAGAAGTTCGTCTCGCTCTGCACGAACGCGCTGCTGCTCGAGAAGAAGCTCGACCTGTTCGAGCCCTCGCCCTACCTGTTCTTCTCGGTGCATCTCGACGGCCTGCGCGACCACCACGACAAGGCGGTGTCGCAGAAGGGCGTGTTCGACCGCGCCGTCTCCGCGATCAAGGCGGCCAAGGCGCGCGGCTTCACCGTCAACGTCAACGCCACCATCTTCGACGGCCATCCGGCCGAGGAGATCGCAAAATTCCTCGACCTCACCGTCGAGCTCGGTGTCGGCGTCTCGATGTCGCCGGGCTACGCCTATGAGCGCGCGCCGGACCAGGAGCACTTCCTCAACCGCACCAAGACCAAGAAGCTGTTCCGCGACGTCTTCGCGATGGGCAAGGGCAAGAAGTGGAACTTCATGCATTCCGGCCTGTTCCTGGACTTCCTCGCCGGCAACCAGGAATACGAGTGCACGCCGTGGGGCATGCCCGCGCGCAACATCTTCGGCTGGCAGAAGCCCTGCTACCTGCTCGGTGAAGGCTACGCCAAAACCTTCAAGGAGCTGATGGACACCACCGACTGGGACACCTACGGCACCGGCAAGTACGAGAAGTGCGCCGACTGTATGGCCCATTGCGGCTACGAGCCGACGGCGGCGACCGCAGCGCTCAACAACCCGCTGAAGGCGATGTGGGTGTCGCTGCGCGGCATCAAGACCACTGGCCCGATGGTGCCGGAGATCGACATGTCCAAGCAGCGCCCGGCGCAGTACATCTTCTCGGAGCAGGTCCAGAAGAAGCTGTCGGAGATCCGCAAGGACGAAGCGCTCGCCGCCGAACAGAAGGCCGCGCGGAAGGCTTCGACCGCCGCGTAA
- a CDS encoding phosphorylase, translating to MTLGTGDYFTAGNAIDPRPILIVTGLVQEARIAAGPGMAVICSSSSPSQLRALLTVVDPDTIRGVISFGVAGGLDPTLRSGDVVLATEVLSGDTRWAAGLSLGDDLIDRLTSGRRRVVRGSLAGAEEVVTKRSCKAALHSETGAAAVDMESHIAAAYAAEAGLPFAAVRVISDPAHRALPALARAAIKPNGQIDLPAVLRGIVRNPTTLHALVSTGIDFNRALRSLRGCRDYLIGTELIESEVLVSKAA from the coding sequence GTGACTTTGGGGACGGGGGACTATTTTACCGCGGGCAATGCCATTGATCCGCGGCCGATCTTGATCGTGACTGGACTGGTTCAGGAGGCCCGTATCGCGGCCGGGCCTGGAATGGCCGTCATCTGCTCGTCCAGCAGCCCCAGCCAATTGCGCGCGCTGCTGACGGTGGTCGATCCCGATACGATTCGCGGCGTGATCTCGTTCGGCGTGGCCGGCGGGCTCGATCCGACGCTGCGCTCCGGTGACGTCGTGCTGGCGACCGAGGTGCTGTCCGGCGACACCCGCTGGGCCGCAGGCCTGTCGCTCGGCGACGACCTGATCGACCGCCTGACCTCGGGCCGCCGCCGCGTGGTGCGCGGCAGCCTCGCCGGCGCCGAGGAGGTGGTCACGAAGCGGTCCTGCAAGGCGGCGCTGCATTCCGAGACCGGGGCTGCGGCCGTCGACATGGAAAGCCACATCGCGGCTGCCTATGCCGCCGAGGCCGGGCTGCCCTTCGCCGCGGTCCGCGTCATCAGCGACCCCGCCCACCGTGCGCTGCCGGCGCTCGCCCGTGCCGCGATCAAGCCGAACGGTCAGATCGACCTTCCAGCCGTGCTGCGCGGCATCGTGCGCAATCCGACGACGCTGCATGCGCTGGTCTCGACCGGCATCGACTTCAATCGCGCGCTACGCTCACTTCGCGGCTGCCGCGACTATCTGATCGGGACGGAGCTCATCGAGAGCGAGGTCCTGGTGTCCAAGGCGGCCTGA
- the shc gene encoding squalene--hopene cyclase, whose translation MDSVNAPNREVLESRTLESRTLDSSIAFATQGVLGFQQPDGHWVFELEADCTIPAEYILLRHYLAEPVDTVLEAKIGNYLRRVQGAHGGWPLVHDGEFDMSASVKAYFALKMIGDSVDALHMVRAREAIHARGGAIHSNVFTRFLLATFGVVTWRAVPVLPIEIVLLPFWSPFHLNKISYWARTTMVPLMVIAALKPRAKNPKGVGIDELFLQDPRSIGMTAKAPHQSMAWFLLFRSLDAILRVIEPMFPKSLRQRAIDAALAFTEERLNGEDGMGAIYPPMANIVMMYDALGKDENYPPRAVTRRGIDKLLVIRDDEAYCQPCVSPVWDTTLTAHALLEAGGDKAVPAAKQGLDWLIPKQELEVKGDWAAKRPDVRPGGWAFQYNNAHYPDLDDTAVVVMSMDRMRREHGATGYDAAIARGREWIEGMQSDDGGWAAFDVNNLEYYLNNIPFSDHGALLDPPTEDVTARCISMLAQLGETEKTSKHVADGVAYLRKTQHPEGSWYGRWGLNFIYGTWSVLCALNMAGVDHKDPMMRKAAAWLASIQNKDGGWGEDAVSYRLDYKGWEAAPSTASQTAWALLALMAAGEVDHPAVARGVEYLIATQNKKGLWDELRYTATGFPRVFYLRYHGYPKFFPLWALARYRNLRNTNSRVVGVGM comes from the coding sequence ATGGATTCCGTGAACGCGCCCAATCGCGAAGTCCTGGAATCGAGGACCTTGGAATCGAGGACCTTGGACTCGAGCATTGCGTTCGCCACGCAAGGCGTCCTCGGCTTCCAGCAACCGGACGGCCACTGGGTGTTCGAGCTCGAGGCCGACTGCACGATTCCGGCCGAGTACATCCTGCTCCGCCATTATCTCGCAGAGCCCGTCGACACCGTGCTCGAGGCCAAGATCGGCAATTATCTGCGCCGCGTCCAGGGCGCCCATGGCGGCTGGCCGCTGGTGCATGACGGCGAGTTCGACATGAGCGCCAGCGTGAAGGCGTACTTCGCGCTGAAGATGATCGGCGACTCCGTCGATGCGCTTCATATGGTGCGTGCGCGCGAGGCGATCCATGCCCGCGGCGGCGCGATTCACAGCAACGTCTTCACACGCTTCCTGCTCGCGACGTTCGGCGTCGTGACCTGGCGCGCGGTGCCGGTGCTGCCGATCGAGATCGTGCTGCTGCCGTTCTGGTCGCCGTTCCACCTCAACAAGATCTCCTACTGGGCGCGCACCACCATGGTGCCGCTGATGGTGATCGCTGCGCTCAAGCCGCGCGCGAAGAATCCGAAGGGCGTCGGCATCGACGAGCTGTTTTTGCAGGATCCGCGCTCGATCGGCATGACGGCGAAGGCGCCGCATCAGAGCATGGCCTGGTTCCTGCTATTCCGTTCGCTCGATGCGATCCTGCGCGTCATCGAGCCGATGTTTCCGAAGAGCCTGCGCCAGCGCGCGATCGATGCGGCGCTCGCCTTCACCGAGGAGCGGCTGAACGGCGAGGACGGCATGGGCGCGATCTATCCGCCGATGGCCAACATCGTCATGATGTACGATGCGCTCGGCAAGGACGAGAACTATCCGCCGCGTGCGGTGACGCGCCGGGGCATCGACAAGCTGCTGGTGATCCGCGACGACGAAGCCTATTGCCAGCCCTGCGTCTCGCCGGTGTGGGACACGACGCTGACCGCGCATGCGCTGCTGGAAGCCGGCGGCGACAAGGCGGTGCCCGCGGCCAAGCAGGGCCTCGACTGGCTGATCCCGAAGCAGGAGCTCGAGGTGAAGGGCGACTGGGCGGCGAAGCGGCCCGACGTGCGCCCGGGCGGCTGGGCGTTCCAGTACAACAATGCCCACTACCCCGATCTCGACGACACCGCCGTCGTGGTGATGTCGATGGACCGCATGCGCCGGGAGCACGGTGCGACCGGCTATGATGCCGCGATCGCCCGCGGCCGGGAGTGGATCGAGGGCATGCAGAGCGACGATGGCGGCTGGGCTGCCTTCGACGTCAACAACCTCGAATATTACCTCAACAACATTCCGTTCTCGGACCACGGCGCGCTGCTCGATCCGCCGACCGAGGACGTCACCGCTCGCTGCATCTCCATGCTGGCCCAGCTCGGCGAGACCGAGAAGACCAGCAAGCACGTCGCCGACGGCGTGGCCTATCTCCGCAAGACCCAGCATCCCGAGGGCTCCTGGTATGGCCGCTGGGGCCTGAACTTCATCTATGGAACCTGGTCCGTGCTCTGCGCCCTCAACATGGCGGGCGTCGACCACAAGGACCCGATGATGCGGAAGGCTGCCGCCTGGCTGGCCTCGATCCAGAACAAGGACGGCGGCTGGGGCGAGGACGCGGTCAGCTACCGCCTGGACTACAAGGGCTGGGAGGCCGCCCCGTCGACCGCCTCGCAAACGGCATGGGCCTTGCTTGCCCTGATGGCGGCAGGCGAGGTTGATCACCCGGCCGTCGCCCGCGGGGTGGAGTACCTGATTGCAACACAGAACAAAAAAGGACTGTGGGACGAGCTGCGGTACACCGCCACAGGCTTCCCCCGCGTGTTCTATCTACGGTATCATGGTTACCCAAAGTTCTTTCCGCTGTGGGCGCTGGCGCGGTATCGGAACTTGCGGAACACCAACAGCAGGGTGGTAGGGGTCGGAATGTGA
- the hpnE gene encoding hydroxysqualene dehydroxylase HpnE: protein MQKTAHIIGAGISGLSAAVRLANAGFKVAVHEATHQAGGRCRSYFDGATNLTIDNGNHLLLSGNGHARAYARSIGTEAGLVGPDSAQFPFVDIKTGQRWQIDLGNGRLPTWVLDESRRVPDTGLTDYLKLAPLIWASEDTLVGKSIPCEGILYQRLVQPLLLAALNVDPPEGSAGLAGAIVRETLLAGGQACRPLIARDGLSAVLIEPAVKFLQERGHSVQLGHELRSFVSSDGKVTALNFGGEDVVQLGAGDVIVMAVPPRAAASLLPGLKTPTEFRAIVNAHFRFEPPPGSAPILGVIGGVVEWLFAFPNRLSVTISNGDRLVDMPREELAQAIWNDVCEAAGVSGELPPWQIVRERRATFAATPAQNALRPGPATTLKNLFLAGDWTATGLPATIEGSVRSGDRAADLVLAAKGS, encoded by the coding sequence ATGCAAAAGACAGCTCACATCATCGGCGCCGGAATTTCCGGCCTCTCTGCCGCCGTGCGGCTCGCCAATGCCGGCTTCAAGGTCGCCGTGCACGAGGCGACGCACCAGGCCGGCGGCCGCTGCCGCTCCTATTTCGACGGCGCCACCAATCTCACCATCGACAACGGCAATCACTTGCTGCTGTCGGGCAACGGCCATGCGCGCGCCTATGCGCGCTCGATCGGCACCGAGGCCGGCCTCGTCGGCCCTGACAGCGCGCAGTTTCCCTTCGTCGACATCAAGACCGGCCAGCGCTGGCAGATCGATCTCGGCAACGGCCGGCTGCCGACCTGGGTGCTCGACGAAAGCCGCCGCGTGCCCGACACCGGGCTCACCGATTATCTGAAGCTGGCGCCGCTGATCTGGGCCTCGGAAGACACGCTGGTCGGCAAGTCGATTCCTTGCGAAGGCATCCTCTATCAGCGCCTGGTGCAGCCGCTGCTGCTTGCCGCGCTCAACGTCGATCCGCCCGAGGGCTCGGCCGGACTTGCCGGCGCCATCGTGCGCGAGACGCTGCTTGCGGGCGGGCAGGCCTGCCGCCCGCTGATCGCGCGCGACGGCCTCAGCGCCGTGCTGATCGAGCCGGCCGTGAAATTCCTGCAGGAGCGCGGCCATTCCGTTCAGCTCGGCCACGAGCTGCGGTCGTTCGTCAGCAGCGACGGCAAGGTGACCGCGCTGAATTTCGGCGGCGAGGACGTGGTCCAGCTCGGTGCGGGCGACGTCATCGTGATGGCGGTGCCGCCGCGCGCGGCAGCGAGCCTGCTGCCGGGCCTGAAGACGCCGACCGAATTCCGCGCCATCGTGAACGCGCATTTCCGCTTTGAGCCGCCGCCCGGTTCGGCGCCGATCCTCGGTGTGATCGGCGGCGTCGTGGAATGGCTGTTCGCGTTCCCGAACCGGCTCTCAGTCACCATCAGCAATGGCGACCGCCTGGTCGACATGCCGCGCGAGGAACTGGCGCAGGCGATCTGGAACGATGTCTGCGAGGCCGCAGGCGTGTCCGGCGAGCTGCCGCCGTGGCAGATCGTGCGCGAGCGCCGTGCCACATTTGCGGCGACGCCGGCCCAGAATGCCCTGCGTCCAGGGCCGGCGACTACGCTGAAAAACCTGTTCCTTGCCGGCGATTGGACTGCTACGGGATTGCCTGCAACGATCGAAGGATCGGTCCGGTCCGGTGACCGCGCCGCGGATCTGGTTCTGGCCGCCAAAGGATCTTGA
- the hpnD gene encoding presqualene diphosphate synthase HpnD — MTLEATSPGANYGSTASNSSFYAAMRILPHDQREAMFQIYSFCRQVDDIADSDGPRDERLAALQEWRNDIDALYQGNPPPRLKDYVASVKTFGLKREDFLAIVDGMEMDVPQDIRAPDMATLDLYCDRVASAVGRLSVRVFGLPEEDGILLAHHLGRALQLTNILRDIDEDAGLGRLYLPREALLHAGITSNDPNRVIAERALPKVCVPLTQRAKAHFEKSDEIMNRNKRRAVRAPRIMSKYYHSILDLLIARGFNAPREPVRVSKVTRMLILLRYAFI, encoded by the coding sequence ATGACGCTTGAGGCGACCTCGCCCGGCGCCAATTATGGCTCGACCGCATCGAACAGCTCCTTCTACGCTGCGATGCGCATCCTGCCGCATGACCAGCGCGAAGCGATGTTCCAGATCTACAGCTTCTGCCGCCAGGTCGACGACATCGCCGATTCCGACGGCCCGCGCGACGAGCGGCTCGCCGCGCTGCAGGAGTGGCGCAACGACATCGATGCGCTCTATCAGGGCAATCCGCCGCCGCGGCTGAAGGACTACGTCGCCTCGGTGAAGACCTTCGGCCTGAAGCGGGAGGATTTCCTCGCCATCGTCGACGGCATGGAGATGGACGTGCCGCAGGACATCCGCGCGCCCGACATGGCGACGCTCGATCTCTATTGCGATCGCGTCGCGAGCGCTGTCGGACGATTGTCGGTGCGCGTGTTCGGCCTGCCGGAAGAGGACGGCATCCTGCTCGCCCATCATCTGGGCCGCGCGCTCCAGCTCACCAACATCCTGCGCGACATCGACGAGGACGCCGGCCTTGGCCGGCTCTATCTGCCGCGTGAGGCGCTGCTGCATGCCGGGATCACCTCCAACGATCCGAACCGCGTGATCGCCGAGCGCGCGCTGCCGAAGGTCTGCGTGCCGCTGACGCAGCGCGCCAAGGCGCATTTCGAAAAGTCGGACGAGATCATGAACCGCAACAAGCGCCGCGCCGTGCGTGCGCCGCGGATCATGTCGAAGTACTACCATTCCATTCTGGACCTCCTGATCGCGCGCGGTTTCAACGCGCCGCGCGAACCGGTGCGTGTGTCGAAGGTCACACGCATGCTGATCCTGCTCCGCTACGCTTTCATCTGA
- the hpnC gene encoding squalene synthase HpnC, translating to MTSASELRSGKGDRDENFPVASWIIHPRHRALILAYYNFVRTADDIADHATLPPDQKLAYLDLLEAELLGKGDTQAEAVTLRRALADRGMTPRHALDVLIAFRMDVTKLRYETWDEVIHYCRYSAMPVGRFMLDVHGESTSTWAASDALCAGLQINNHLQDCGKDFRELNRVYLPRDALAASGASVEQLGLAQSPPAMLACLQSLAARNEALLDEGRSLAAEIRDFRLGVDVAVIQAYADRIVRLLKVRDPLRERVHLNKFELLTFSLAGMIGEVGRRAIGRKAISRPGTAHDA from the coding sequence ATGACCTCTGCGAGCGAATTGCGATCCGGCAAGGGTGACCGCGACGAGAATTTTCCCGTCGCGTCCTGGATCATTCATCCGCGTCATCGCGCCCTGATCCTGGCGTATTACAATTTCGTCCGCACCGCCGACGACATCGCCGACCACGCGACGCTGCCCCCCGACCAGAAGCTCGCTTATCTCGACCTGCTCGAGGCGGAACTGCTCGGCAAGGGCGATACCCAGGCCGAGGCTGTCACGCTGCGGCGTGCGCTGGCTGACCGCGGCATGACGCCGCGCCATGCGCTCGACGTGCTGATCGCGTTCCGCATGGATGTGACCAAGCTGCGCTACGAGACCTGGGACGAAGTGATCCACTATTGCCGCTATTCGGCGATGCCGGTCGGACGCTTCATGCTCGACGTTCACGGCGAGAGCACCTCGACCTGGGCCGCGTCGGACGCGCTCTGCGCCGGCCTTCAGATCAACAATCACCTGCAGGATTGCGGCAAGGATTTCCGCGAGCTCAACCGCGTCTATCTGCCGCGCGATGCGCTGGCCGCGAGCGGCGCCTCGGTCGAGCAACTCGGGCTCGCGCAGTCGCCGCCGGCCATGCTGGCCTGCCTTCAGTCGCTTGCCGCGCGCAATGAGGCCCTGCTCGACGAGGGCAGGTCGCTAGCTGCGGAGATCCGGGATTTCCGCCTCGGCGTCGACGTCGCGGTGATCCAGGCCTATGCCGACCGCATCGTGCGCCTCCTGAAGGTGCGCGACCCCTTGCGCGAGCGCGTGCACCTGAACAAGTTCGAGCTGCTCACCTTCAGCCTCGCCGGCATGATCGGCGAAGTCGGCCGCCGCGCGATCGGGCGCAAGGCCATTTCCAGACCGGGGACTGCCCATGACGCTTGA